A stretch of DNA from Nonlabens ponticola:
TCGATACTGTTAAGCATGTTGAAGAAGAAGTATGGGCTACCTTTATTGAGCAGGCGCAAATTGCTTATGAGCAATGGAAAGACGAGCATCCAGATCTAATGATTCATAATGATCCGTTTTTTATCATTGGTGAGTTGTATGGTTATTACGCGGCTGGTGGTCGCGCGTACAATTTCAATGAGGTGCCCGTAGATTATTTTAATGTAGGGTATGATGCGATGATCAATTTTGGTTTTAAGGAAGATGCAGGACTTAATTATAAAGCCTTATTTCAAAAATATGCTGACATCAAATCAAATCTCAACAAGGAGACAGATAGCGATGTCGTTAGTTTCATGAATTATATAAGTTCACATGATGATGGCCAGCCATACGATCCTCAACGTGAGTCAGGTATAGAGGCAGGAACTAAGCTGCTATTATCGCCAGGAATTTCTCAAATCTATTACGGTGACGAGAGTTCAAGGATTTTAAGTGCTGACGGTGCAGAAGGCGATGCAAACCTGAGAACAAACATGAATTGGGACAATATGGATGATGCCACGTTAGAACATTGGCAGCAGCTGGGAAGATTCCGTAGGGATCATCCAGCAGTAGGTGCTGGTAAGCATTATAGTCTCGATCATACTGGTAGTGGCACGCTAGCGGCCAGATTTTATGAAAAAGACGATTATAAGGATGATGTCTTGATAGGAGCTGGACTAGAAAATGGTGAGATTACCATTGATGTGTCCAAGGTGTTTCCTGACATAGACGAGCTACGCAATGCCTACAGCGATACAATACATGTCGTTGAAGATGGTAAAATAATCACTACTGCGATAAATGGTGTAGTGCTGCTGGAGCCATATTTTTAATTAATTATCGTGTGGTGATTTTTGAATGATTACGCTTTCGCGAAAGCGTGATCCCAACAATCTACCTGTAACATTTCCAGCCTTAACACAAATTAGCAGTTTCCCGCATACTTTGATATTTCCTTGTGTATGTCAGGTGTGATCTCTAGTTATCTTTAAATAAAAACAACTATGAGCACCAATAACCTAAGTAATAAAGAAGCACAACAAAAGTTCAAGAAAATCGTGGAGAGCGTCGATTTTGCCATGATGTTGACACACCTAGATCAGACACCATTGCATGCGATACCCATGAGTACCAAACGAGTTGACGACAATGGTACGGTTTATTTTTTGAGTAATCGTGATAGTGAGCACAACAACAATATCGAGAACGATTCCCGCTGCCAGCTTATCTATTCAGAAAAGCACAGTATGGAATTTTTAAGTGTTTATGGTAAAGCATACATTAGTAATGATCGTGCGTTGATTCACAGTTTATATGGTTCAAGCGATGATAACTGGTTTGAAGGAAAGGATGATCCAGAGATTACAGTAATTACTTTTCACCCAGAAACTGGACATTACTGGGATTCAAAATCTAATGCACTGGTCAGTCTGTTTAAAATGGGTTATGGAGCCATCACAGGTGAGAAAATGGATGTAGGTGAGAGTGGCAGCTTGAGCAACCTGTAAAGATTGAGATTATGGCAGATTATAATAAAGAAGAAGTTTGGGACGAGTTTAAAGAAAAGCAAAACATGACTCATAATGAGTTGGAAAAATGGCTAGAAACTGAGGAGTCCAAAAATGCTGGCCGAGAAATGGACAACGGTGAGACAGTAGGTCACGCCAGCGGCCGTAGCATTTTGAAGATCAAGGAAAAGAACAAGAGCGATTTGACAGAAGCCAATTGGGATAAGATAAATGAAACCGTAGGTTATTACCATCAAAATCTACACGAGTCCCAAAAACCGTCTAGCGATGTTGAAAACAGCGCATGGTACTATGCCCTCAAAAATTGGGGTCACGATGCTTTAAAATAAATCTCAAAAATTAATTCAGAAAAAAAACCGATCATTAGATCGGTTTTTTTGTTTACAACCAGCTGGTAACAGCATTAATCGATTGTTGTAATAGATCATCTTCTTGATGATCATCGTTTTCTAATAGCCGCCGCTTGTAGTCGCTATAGCCATTTTCAGAGATGATAAGGTCCATGAGTATTTTTTTCTTTAAAAATAAATCCTCATCATTAAATTTCCTGTTAATGAAATCTTAGAAGCTATTTTTTTAGGAACTACAACTTAATTGAGAACAGCCAGGTTTATTTATGGCCCAATCTGGTCTTCTAGCATACCATTTGTCATATGCAGGTTGATCTGAATAAGGATTTTTAAGCATTTCAAATAATTCACTCATGATAGTGTAATCTCCTTGTTCTGCGGCCTCGATAGCAAGTTGAGCCATATAATTTCTCAGCACGTACTTGGGATTAGTGGCTCGCATTTTTTTGGCTCTTGCTTTCGCGAAAACGGAACTCCTATCAATCCTATCTATATATGACTGTAGCCATTCCAGCCATTGTTGTTTTATGCTAGACGGCATTATATCTATATCATAAATTGCTGGATGAATAATTTTCCAAGCAGTCAAGTGATCCATTTCTCCGTGAACTTTTATCAATTCTCTATAAAATATAGTCATATCTATAGGATGCACAGGTAATAAAGCTAGGAGACTATCAATTAGTTTTGCATCAGCATGATGGTCATCTATAAGTCCTAATTTTGCTTTCATCATTGCCTGTTGCTCAACAAGATAATTTGATTTGTACACATCTAAGATTTTTTCTAAACCATTAGTATCATCGATAACTAGGTAGAAGGAATTGGCGAGTTTCCATAGATTCCATAGAGCAATCTCAGGTTGTGATCGGTATTTATATCGTTTATGCTGATTATCTGTCGTATTAGGAGTCCAATCAGGATTATAATCGTCCATCCAGCCATAAGGACCATAATCGATGGTCAATCCCAAGACAGACATGTTATCTGTATTCATTACACCATGCACAAATCCTACACGCTGCCAATGCATGACCATCGTTAGAGTTTCATTACATATCTCTTTGAATAGCAATAGGTAGGGTTCCTTTTCTTGTGCTACAACCAATAAATGATTGAAAAGGGTCTTAATAGTGTAATCAAGAAGATTTTTCAGTAAAGTAGTATCACCACGTGAAGCAGGTAATTCAAAACTACCAAATCTTAGAAAGGACGGACTTACACGACAAACCATAGCACCCAATTCCTGAATGATAGTACCGTCATACATAGGATCTCTAGTTACTTTTTCTCCGGTAAGCGAGATACCTAAGGATCTAGTGGTTGGAATACCTAAATGATGCATCGCCTCACTGCACAAATGCTCTCTAATGCTTGATCGCAATACCGCAAAACCATCACCGCGCCTAGAGTAGGGTGTAGGTCCAGAACCTTTAAGCTGTAGATATTGTAACCCTAGATTAGTCTCAAAACCACCTAACATAATGGCGCGACCATCGCCCAACTGTCCAGCCCAATGGCCAAATTGATGACCACCATAATTCATAGCATAGGTCTTTAATTGAAGATCCAGTTGCTGGCCAGTCAACAGCTTTGCTATGTAGTTTGACTTCACCACCGATTTCTCAAGACCTAAATCCTTGGCTAACGCATTGTTGACATGAATGACGCTGGCATTTTTAAATGATTTAATCGCTACCGCAGAAAGCAGAAATTCAGGTACCTGCCTAGGAATATTACTTTCTATGGTATCGTATGGGAAATGCTGATCAATACTATTGGGATGAAGCTTTAATGACATGTCATAAAGATAAGTCAGTGACATACTCAGCGTTCATATGTAGACACAAAAAAAGCGGCGGTTTGAAACAAACCGCCGCTTAGGATATTAATAAAGTTTACTAATTATCTCTGTACTGAGATTTTGAAACTCTTAGTTGCTTGTGTAGAATTTACATTCAAGATGTAAAGACCATTAGCAATTGATGGATTCAAGTTGAATCTCATGCGTTGCGCTGTACCGTTATTACGATACTCTCTATCAAATGTAGCTACTTGCTTACCTGATAGGTCATACAATGCTGCTGTTACTTTCTCATTCTGTGGCAACTGTAGAGTGATATTTAATTCACCTGTAGTTGGGTTAGGATATGGAGCTACAACAAATGCTTCAACAAAATCATCGTTACTCAAAGTAATTATACCATCGTTCAATACAAGGAATACCTCTTCAGTGAAATCTGGTTCACCGTCTAAATTAGGAAGTATTCTAAATACTTGTGGAGTTCCTGCTGGTATATCATTTACAGTAAAGAAGAAACGCTCGAATTGATCATCGTTAACACTTTCTAGTGTCCCTAGGTCAACGTATGCATCTCTTTCAGGATTTTGTTGTTGAACTGTGTAGTTGTCAAAACCATAACCTGCAAAAGAAATACGAGCAGTTTGACGAGTAGAATCAGCATTGAATGTAGCTGCTATCGCTTCGTCCTGAATCGTTTGGAAGTCAAAGTCAAATCCACCTTCGTACGCCTCAGTAGACACACTTGTAAATGACTCACTGATTGCAAACTGACCAGTTACACCAGCTGTTGCCGCTGCGGCAGCTACACCATATCCAGCTTCTGCTTCTGCTTCGGCTTCAGCCTCTACCTCGCCAAATTGACCTCTTTCATTCTCACCTTCAGCATCTGTTTGTGCATTTGCTATATCACGGAAAGTAAAACCTTGGTTCTGTCCACCATCAAGTACACCTAGTAAAGCTCTTGGAGCTGCAACGTTGGCAGGATCAGTGTAGACTACTACTTCTACTTGAGCAAAAGTCGCACCTTCATCTTCAGCCTCTCTTTCATTGCTCTCACCATCTGGACGCGGTACACCAGCTACTGCTACTGCAACGGATACTTGTCTGTCTTGAGAATCATCTGCTCTTGCAAATGCTCTTACATTACCAGCATCACCTTCCATAGGTAGAGTAATACTTGTTGTTACTGTCTCACCAGCCGCCGCTGCTGCCGCTGCTGCGTGCAAGGTAGTTGCGATATCAGTACTTATCTGGATACCTTCATAACCTGCTGCTGCTGCAGCAACTGATGCTGCAGATGCGTTATAACCGACTTCAGCTTCAGCTTCAGTTTCAGTTTCTACTTCATATTCAAATGCGTCAAAATCAATTCCGAAATCTGGATAAGCCTCTTGTGGCTCAGGTAAAATCTCTTTTCTATCAGATTGATTGTTTGCCTCACCATCGTAGACACCAGTACTAGTTGCACTAGTAGCTACTGCAGATGCCTCAAATGGTAATGCACCATTTTTAGATTGCGCTGCATTTGAACCTGCTGCTGCTGCTGCTGCATTAAATCCTACTTCAGCTTCTGCTTCAGACTCAACTTCCGCCTCGTTTTCACTTACTTCTTCAAAAGTTCCTTTAGGGAAAAATCCTTGCTCGTTAGCAACGATCACGTCATCCCAATTACGCTCTGTCATTGTCAAGAAATCAAAATTTCTCTCACGCTCATTGAACATAGGATCTGCGATTCGTGTAGATTCTGTGGCGATATCACTATTGTCAATATCCTCTATAATCAACGTTGCAAATGCGATTGCATCACCAGCACTCACTGCACTAGCCGTTGTACCTTCAGTCGATGGCACACCACCACCAGCTTCTGCTTCGGATTCTGCCTCAGCCTCGGCGCTTGATGTAGGATTAGCATCAGTTACACTTTGATAACGATCAGACAATTCTTCAAATTGACCATTATCATCTACTTGTACTCCGTTATTGTCTACTGTTGATGTAGATACAGACGCTACAGATGCAGATGCAGCACTTGATACAGCACCATTTACACCAGCACCACCTACCGCAGCTACACCAGCTGCTGCTGATCCATTGTCCACTTCAGTTTCAGCTTCTACTTCAGATTCAACTTCGGCTTCAAAGCTATTAGCACCTTTACCATTAAATAGTTGTGGTATATCCGCTAATGAAGAGGCTTCACCAGTTTCGTTGTTGACTGAATTGAATGATCCAGTTGCAGTACCACCACCAGATCCATCGCCAGATCCTTCACCAGAACCACTACCTTCACCAGAACCTTCTTCTGGGTTGTCAGCCGTATTTCTTGACGGAGATTCAATTTCTGGTATATTAAAGAAAGATGGTTCTTCCTCAGTAACAACAGATGTTGATACAGATGTCGAAGTCTTTACATCAACAGCAGCTGTAGCAAAATCACCGGCTACCATTACAGCTGTACCAGCTGTAGCACCAGCACCAGCACCACCAGTTTCAGTTTCTACTTCAACTTCGGCCTCAGCCTCAACCTCAGTTTCACTGTCTACACCACTCGCGATTTGTGCTCCTATACGTTGTGCATTATCGCCAGTGTAATCAGCTAATCTTTCATAAGTAATCCCACTTCCTGGGAAAATCTCATTAGTAGCATCAGGGCTATTGATAGAATTGTTTGAAGAACCGCTGCCTTCGCCTGATCCAGAACCGTCACCGGATCCAGAACCGTCACCGGATCCAGAACCATCGCCTGATCCATTATCTGGATAATCTTCCTCGCCAAATTGGCTATTTGCCTCACCTTCTGCTGTTGCAGTTGGAGCTGCTGGGAACAAAATTTGGACTTCGCTTACAGATGCTTGGGTAGATGTGTTTGCATCAACACCACTTACAGAGTTGGTTGGAAACAAACCAGTCTGGCCAGTTTCACCAACTAGATATTCTGCAGCCGCAACACCAGCTGCACCAGCTGCTGTACCTGCAACAGCAACTGCTGCTCCATTCTCAACTTCAACTTCTACTTCAGATTCAACTTCAGCTTCTGCTTCAGCTAGGAAAAAATCTGCAGTTGTGTTTTTAGCTCTCAAGTCTCTACTAGAAGACTTTACTTTTTCTGGAGAATTAATTCCTGTTTCTGGCTCTTCACCAGTGGCAGCACTATCGGCTGGTTCTCTAGTTGCTGCACTAACGTTACCAGATAATTTAACTTTAGCTACAGAGTTAGGAAAGTTACTTGCTGCTGCTGCACCTAAGGCAACGGCACCAGCTACTCGTCCAGGTTCGGCCTCAGCCTCAACTTCAGCTTCTACCTCTACTTCTGGGTCTAAGATCTGCCGCGTTTCCTCTCCACCGCCATCCTGTGCATAAGCACCGGCTGCGCAGAATAGGGCTGCTAGGGTTAATACGTAATTTTTTTTCATGACATTAATTTTTTATGGATTACATTTTAATACGGTTTAAAATTACCTTTTATGTGTAAGGGGCGTCTCACAAGAAAGTCGTAAAATTTCTTACAATTGGCTGCATATTCATAAGGTTGTGTTAATGGCTTGTTGAACAATTTTATTGGAAAGTATGTTACTTCAATATCTTGGGATTGCCTATGATCCGTTAGTCAAATATCTTGTATACAATAAGTTATGAATGATTACGTCCAAGTTCACGTAAATTAAGCCTGTTCTTCTTCTTGTAAATCGAACCGTTAATCCATGTTTTCGCTAGAGATTATCACTATTTATTATGATTAGTTGTATGAAAAAACTATGGCCGTTTATGTCAAGATATAGATGAGTCAATTCTATTACTTATTTATATTATTTGTTGCGTACTATTTTGATTATTCCGCTTTCGCGAAAGCGTGATCTTAAAATATTTTCTACCTATAATAAGGACACGTTCTTCAATCGTTAATTTTTATGTAACCATGAAGTGGCTATCCTGCCATTGTTTTTATTTGTAATTATGAAAGTAAGTTTGAAAGGTTTTAAAACATTCCCGTGGCGGCGATTACCATATTTATTAATAGAGAGTGGCAAGCAATGGAACAAGGATGACGTGTGGCAGTTGAGTGCAAGTATTGCCTATTATGCAATATTGTCACTGCCTGGATTACTAGTAATCATCTTAAATGTAGTAGGACTTATCTGGGATCAAGAAATCGCGACTGGTAGATTGGTTACTGATCTATCAGGGTTGATAGGATGGGACGCAGCCGAAGATATCAATGAGCTGTTACAAACAGCAAATCAAGACGATGGCGTGATCGCTTCTATTATTGGTGTAGCGACGCTCATTTTTGGGGCAACAGGAATATTTTATCAGTTGCAGGTATCCTTAAATAAAATATGGAGACTTAAGGTTAATCCCAAAACCCCTTGGTGGAAGTTGCTTACTGATCGTGCCAAAAGCTTTGGTTTTATACTAGTTGTAGGTTTTCTTATAATGATAAGTTTTGTGCTTTCAGCATTTATTGCGGTTCTTCAAGGTTTAATTGAGGCAAACCTGCCCGATTACCTTATATATGTAGCTTATATCATCAATTTCTTGCTCTCGCTTGTAATCATCGCATTTTTATTTGCTCTTATGTTCAGGTACTTACCCGATGCATTAGTGAAATGGAAGATCATATGGCCTGGCGCAATTGTTACGGCCTTATTATTTGAATTAGGCAAATTCTTATTAGAAATCTATTTTACCAATTCATCACCTGCTAGTGCATATGGCGCTGCTGGTCTTGTGGTTCTGCTTTTATTATGGGTTTCTTATAGCGCACTCATCCTTTTCTACGGTGCTGAATTTGTCAAGATCTATGCTCAAGAATTTTTTGATGGTATTAAACCAAGTAGGAAAGCCATTAAATACAAGGAAGAGATTATTACTGTCATAGAACCTGACGATCCTATCATAGAATAGGCTAGTACAATTCTTCCATCATTAAAAATGGAGCTAGTAATCGTTCCAGCTTTTTACTAGTGCTGATCTCGCGATTATCTTGTAAGTATTGATTTATAGATTCAAGATCTTGCGTGGTCTTAACTATATTAAATTTTGAGCTGTAATGTAGGAAAACAGGATGAGCGGTAGGCTTATTATAGACTTCAAATATCTCACCGTGTCGATCGTCTTTTTTGATTTTTTCATAGAGTTCTTTAAGGTGTTTTTCATTCCCTTCAAGCACTTGAAAAAAGTTACCGATAGAATGTAGTAGAATACCACTGACATCGCACTCATCATTGCGTTCTTTAGAATATTCAAAGATGTTTGTAATATCCTCGTCAGATAGGTTTTCTGAGGTTTTGCTCAAGTAACAGATTGTATAATACAGCTTCATTTTTAATGGCGTAGAGTTAAACAAACATATTCTAATTTGTAGGAATATTTGACGTGTATATTCTGTAGGAAAAAACAGTAATTTTTTAAATTACTGATCATTAGATTTTTAGGTCTTCATTCTTACGGCTAATTATCATTTTTTTAACGCTATGCGACTGATTAGCACGATATTGTGAGACTAATGTTGTTCAAACTTTATTTTTGTGGTTTAAACAAAAGCTGCCTGTATCAGCTTTTTAAAAGTTAATAATCATGCCTGAATTACCAGAAGTACAAGGCTATAAAACCTATATCGACAGCACCTCTTTACATCATACAATTGAATCCATGGATTGTAGAGATGATCGATTGCTTAAAAAGGATATTAGAACGTTCAAGAAACATCTAGTCGGTGTTCAATTAAGTGGTACGAGACGTATAGGTAAGTATTCGTTTGTAGAAACAACCGGTGACAAGATACTTGTGATGCACTTTGGTATGACAGGAAAACCTACCTACTATAAGGATGCTGATGCCAGACCCAAATTTGGTCACATCGTATTATCATTTGAAAACGGTTTTCAGCTTGTTTTTGAGAACAAGAGAAAATTTGGTTGGTGGGATTTGATCGATGATATAGAAGCGTATAAAAAGGAGCACGATTTGAGCGATGACGCTCGAGAGTTGAGCCTTGATGACTTCAAAAAATCGTTGTCATCACGCAAGACTGATATAAAAAAGGTTATTATGGATCAAAGTGTAGCCGCCGGAATTGGTAACTGGCTTGCTGACGAAGTCTTATATCAAGCAAAAATACATCCTCAACTCAAGGTGGCTGATATGAGCGAAGAGCGCATTGAGCATTTACATAAAACCATGCAGGAAGTTATTGAGGTAACTATTGAGCATGATGCGCATTACAGCGATTTTCCTGATCATTATCTCATGCACATTAGAGAAGAAGGCGCTGACTGCCATCATACCAGCTCTAAAATCAAAAAAATCAAAGTAGGCGGTAGAGCTACCTATTTCTCACCGCAGTGGCAGGAGAAATGATGCCTTGTAATCTTTATGTATTGCAAGATGATGATATGATTACGCTTTCGCGAAAGCGGAATCATTAAAATTCTCTCAACAAACGACAGCGAGCGACGCTATCGCTAATCGTGTGAAGTAATCCTATTTATTTGTGAAGTGTTGCGATATTATGGAACTAGATTTTATTTACCGCAAAATAGCTTGATATTGTACACTAGAATTCACTGTTATCTATAGTTTTCTTAAAGTGATCATTTCAATTAAAGCGATAAGTAAAAACTTACCTACTATTCTTGTTTCTTGCAGCTTGCTACTGTTGGTCTCATGGCAGTCTTCAATTGATCCTGTAGTCAACCGCAATGATTTTAATAGAGTCATAAATGAAAGAAGAGAGATACAGCGTCAATTTAAAGATAGTGCGGTATATCTATTGCCATCAACCTATTTAGAGAGCTTTAAAAATGCCAATAGTTGGGCGCAAGCGGCAGGCACTGAAAGAGAAAAACAACAGGCCTATTTCAATTTACTGTTTTATTATTACAACCATCAGGATAGCGATAAAGTCATTGAAATCGCTAATCAATTACTTAGTGAACCGTCGTTCATGGAGGTACCTGAATCTGTCAGCACGCTAGAAGCCCTCAATTATTCTTACAATCGTATTGGGTTTTACAATAAGCAACTAGAAGTACTTCCGTTATTTATAGAACAGAATAAAAAATTTGGCTATCAGGTATTGAGTCGTGATTTTAAGGATTACCATGATCGTGCGATGATTTACTATAAACTCAAACAATATGCTAAAGCTAGAGAGAACTTTGAGCTACAGGCCGCAGCGTTTCAAGAAAATGGTAAAACCTTTAGATACGCTAGTATGCTCAACAACATTGCTCTTACTTATGAAGGACAAGGAGATTATGATAAAGCGCTTGAGACCTACTATCAAGCACTAGAAGCTCTTTCCAGCAGTGGTGCAGATGATTACTTTACTACTGAGTATCAACAGCATTTTACCAATGTGGTTCAATCAAATATTGCCAGTATTAGATTGCGGCAAGGTGACATTGAGCAAGCGGGAAAGACTTTCTTGCGTGAGATAAGCTCCAGCAAACAAGTAGGTGAGCCCAGGATCACCACACAGGCTTATATCAATATGGGTGAATGGTATTTGCTTAATAGTCAAGCGCGGCTTGCCAGTACTTATATTGATAGCGCTATTGCTTTGGAAAAGGAATTCAAGAATCCTGTGGCTAGAGCAAAAGCATTTGCGATGAAAGCCAAAGTGTTACACACAATAAGTGATGCAAAAGACGCCTATAAATATGATCTATTTGCCCAAGGAATAACCGATTCATTGTCCAGGATAAGCGCTCAGCTGCTTTTAGAAGAAGCGGCACTCAAGTATGACTTTGTCAAAGCTCGTAAAGAAGTCGATGAAGCTCGTGCCTTACTCAAAGAAAAAAACAAGCTAGAATGGCTACAGTGGATTATTGTAGGGATTTCAATAATACTGGTAGTCACATTTATTTTTCTGTATTTAAAGAGTCGCAAAGCGCGTCGTCTGTCAGAAGCTCAAAGCGAGCTCATGAGTAAAGCTGCTCACGAGAAGGAATTAATGCTGTACGAGATTCACCACAGGATTAAGAACAACTTGCAAACGGTTTCTGGAATTCTAGATTTAAAGACAAGTAATGTCGAGGATGCGCATTTTCGCAAGGTGATTGATGAATCCCAACAACTTATTCAAACTATGAATCTAGTGCACGACCAGCTATATCAATATGGCGAGGACACTGTCGTAGATATGCAAACTCATTTTGAAAAAATATGTAAAGGAATAATCGATCAATTTGACGCACAAGTTTCTTTGCATGTAAGTGCCAGAGACGCTGTGGTACACTCTGCAGATGCAACA
This window harbors:
- a CDS encoding tetratricopeptide repeat-containing sensor histidine kinase, producing MIISIKAISKNLPTILVSCSLLLLVSWQSSIDPVVNRNDFNRVINERREIQRQFKDSAVYLLPSTYLESFKNANSWAQAAGTEREKQQAYFNLLFYYYNHQDSDKVIEIANQLLSEPSFMEVPESVSTLEALNYSYNRIGFYNKQLEVLPLFIEQNKKFGYQVLSRDFKDYHDRAMIYYKLKQYAKARENFELQAAAFQENGKTFRYASMLNNIALTYEGQGDYDKALETYYQALEALSSSGADDYFTTEYQQHFTNVVQSNIASIRLRQGDIEQAGKTFLREISSSKQVGEPRITTQAYINMGEWYLLNSQARLASTYIDSAIALEKEFKNPVARAKAFAMKAKVLHTISDAKDAYKYDLFAQGITDSLSRISAQLLLEEAALKYDFVKARKEVDEARALLKEKNKLEWLQWIIVGISIILVVTFIFLYLKSRKARRLSEAQSELMSKAAHEKELMLYEIHHRIKNNLQTVSGILDLKTSNVEDAHFRKVIDESQQLIQTMNLVHDQLYQYGEDTVVDMQTHFEKICKGIIDQFDAQVSLHVSARDAVVHSADATPLGLILCELVTNSLKHGLKNEKKGIITVLLKKEHENWYFKYKDNGSGLEAVESNEDGKVGLQLITLLVDELGGTWESSNNNGFIFQMNF